TCACTTTATTCAGCAGATCTTCAGCCGCAAAGGTTTTCGCCTGAAAACCCGCCAGCAATGCAACTGCCATCACCCCCATCGCCAGCTGGCGACGCACCAGAGAAAATTTCATAGCAACCCCATTAATTATCAGTATAAGCGTGCGGATTATATTCCGTTTTTCGCCCTGACCTTAGACCGAAGGATGATAAGCAAATAACGCCGGTGAACCACCGGTATGCACAAACACAATCGGTCCCTCGCGGCGGAAACGTCGCTGGGCAAGACCATCAATCAATCCTGCCATTGCCTTACCAGTGTAGACCGGGTCGAGCATAATTCCCTCCAGCCGTGCCAGCAGTTTTACCGCTTCCATGCCCTCTTCATTCGGCATGCCATATTGCGGAGCAAAATAGTCATCCCACAGAGTGACGGGCGCGCTGGCGGTCAGTTCCAGCGACTGTGCCAGCGCCTGTTGCAGCTGCTGCACTTTCGGTAACTGAGCGGCGACTTTACGCGAAACGGTCACGCCCACCAGCTCGGTATCCGGCAGCAGCTGTTCCAGACCGACCGCCAGCCCGGCATGGGTCCCGGCGCTGCCTGAGGCGACCACCACCGCAGCGATATCAATAATGCCTTCACACTGGTGGACAATCTCCTGCGCGCATTCGACATAACCGAGTGCGCCAAGCGCATTGGATCCGCCAACCGGGATCACATACGGACGGAAGCCCTGCGCTTCCAGCAGTACGGCCTGCTCTTCCATCTGGCGATCCGGCGCATCAAGCGCATCGACCATCACCACTTCGCAGTCCATTAATGACAGCAGCAGGCGATTACCATTACTCAGGTAGTTTTCGGCGCGGGTGGCAATCGGATTTTCCAGCAGCGCGACGCATTTTAAGCCCAGTTTAGCGGCGACGGCGGCGGTCTGGCGGACATGGTTGGACTGAATCGCCCCGGCGGTAACCAGCACATCGGCGCCCTGGCGCAGCGCATCGGCAGCGAGAAATTCCAGCTTTCTCAGCTTATTACCGCCAAGCGCCAGCGGCGTGACATCGTCACGTTTGATAAAAATATCGCGGCCAAGATAGTCAGAAAGACGTGGGAGGTGCTCTAACGGCGTCGGGGCGCCAATAAATTCAAGACGGGGAAATTGCATTAAATGGTGTAAGGACAACGGAGCCTCCGCAGCTACGGTTTCAGTTATCCTTACAGTCTTGCAGAAGATGACCGGATGGTCATCTTCCATTTACGCACAATGCTAACTAAGCACTCTGCCAGCCAAGAAATTGATCGTATTTGCGCAGCGCGATGCGATAGTTGTCATGACCCGCATCCGGCAGGTCGTTTTCCAGACATTCACGCCAGCTATTGCCCCGCAGTTTATCCGCCGGGAAATTACGTTTTGACAGCATATCGTCGAGGCGGCGCAAGCGCACCACATACTCGCGAATCGTGCTGTGGCTCATTTCGGTCTGCTCAAACAGGTACTGTTTGAACGCCATGATGTCAAAGTAATTAGGATGAGTATTGCAATAAATATCACTACAAAAACGGCACAGCGCCGTAAGTTCATTTTGCAATTTCAGCCAGACCTGATCGTCTATTAGCTGGTCCATCCGGGCGATGGCCTCTTTATTTATTATCTGACCACGAAACACCAGTGCCATTCTGTCTAACACTTTACTGCAATGGGAACAATGGCTCTGGCTGTGCTTGTAGTCTTTCAAATATCGGCTTAAAGGCCTTGTTTTAGTTTTGGATCCCATTAGGAATTCCCCGGTTGGTGTTTGAAAGCGAGAACTGACTCTGTCAGCGCGCTCCCGACAACCGGGCGCGCAGGCGTTTTATCGCCTGACTGTGCAGCTGGCTGACCCGGGACTCCCCGACCTCCAATACCGCGCCAATCTCTTTCAAGTTCAGTTCTTCCTGGTAATACAGTGTCAGCACCATCTTTTCGCGATCGGGCAAAGCCTCGATGGCTTCAATGACACGTTCACGCAGATTCCCTTCCATTAACTGATGCAGCGGGTTAGCCTCTTCATGCCCCTCTGTCACCAGTTCCGCGCTGTCGCCATGCTCTTCACGATATTCGTCGTAGGAAAAAAGCTGGCTGTTGTTGGTATCCAGCAATATCTGTCGATACTCTTCCATCGATAAATTCAGCTGAGCGGCAACCTCCTGTTCGGTGGCCGTTCTGCCCAGCTGCTGCTCTACCTGATGCATGGCGCCGGCAACTTCACGCGCGTTGCGACGAACGCTACGCGGCGCCCAGTCGCGACTGCGCAGCTCATCCAGCATCGCGCCACGAATTCGCTGCACCGCATAGGTGGTAAAGGCTGTCCCCTGCAACGCATCGAAGCGTTCCACGGCATTTAACAGGCCGATACCCCCCGCTTGTAGCAGATCGTCCAGTTCGACGCTGGCTGGCAGCCGCACCTGCAGGCGCAATGCTTCATGGCGCACTAGCGGTACGTATCGCTGCCACAGCGAATGTTTATCCATCACGCCGTCGGCGGTATATAGATCGTTCACTCTGACTTTCCTGCGTTAATTAAGTTATCGGCATGATTATCCGATTCTGTAGGGATATCGATTGGCGGAATAGGGATAAAAAAGGCGGGTTATTTCGTTTTTATGGCGATTTGGATCCCGCGATTGCATCAGAGCAACAGCGGGATCCGGGTAAAACCAGCAATCAGGGTTTGCGCCCTAAACGCTGACGGGTATTGTCCGGCACCTGCGACCACAGCGCACAGACTTTGCCTTCCAGTTCACGATAAAACGGCAGCAGCATTTGATCTTCGAGCAATGTCTGACGCAAGTGCACCGTGCCGGTTAGCGGATCGATTGACAGGCGCTGACTGGCGAACAGACGCTGCAAGTCGCTGCGTAAAAACAGCCCGTTGTCAGTGCTGTTATCCTGCAGAAAGCCCAGATCGTTCTCGCTGGTATCGATATGGCAGGCTTCCACCCATGGCCAGGCCTGTTCATCGGACAAGCGCGTTCCGGTGATCACGCAAGCGCCATAACGCGCACGCACCGCCTGGTTAAACTCCGAGTGGCTGGCGCGCTGCCATAAGCGCGCCTTGACGCGCCGTCCGACCTGGGTGCCAGGTATGACTGCGCCAGGCGGCGGCAGCAGCGCCGAGGAGAGCACCACAATAAACTGCAACTGGCGCGAGTACTCAAAGCAGGACTTCGACTGCGGATCAAATAACTGCCAGTACTCATCCTCCTCATCACTGCGCATCAGCGTCAGCGTATAGCCGCGCTGTTGCAACAACGACTGCGCCATGATCGACGCAGGATCCAGCATCGCCAGCACCTTGCTCTCCCCCAGCACCTTCCAGCTGTTCCAGGGTGCAGGTTCCTGGGCGCGGCGAAAGTAGAGGAAACTCTCCTGATTGTGCAAGTAGTGTTCAAAACGCGACAGATAGTTTTTGCGTTCGTTATCACCACTGATAAACAACAGATCTTCCAGCGGAATATGACCATCCTTGCTGGCGAAAACAGCGCGGATGGTCAGACTCTTACTGGTTGTGGAAGGACTCAGCAATCCACGGGTGGTCAGTAATTTGTCATCAGGGTATTTCTGGCTATAGCGTTCGCTGATCTCATCGAACGACAGCACGTCCCCAGGTAACAAGTCATAATTGAAGCGCATAGCACACTCCACAACAAATAAGAAAAAAGGAAAAATAACGCAATAACTTCACTGGTTGTTATCGGCAACGGCGAGATTTTCTACAGCGTCAGGCGGGTAAAGGGGGATTACTTTATCGGCAGGAAAAGAAAAACGCCCGCTGCTATGCAGCGGGCGCTCATTATTAACGCGGTAACCAAGCCTGTGCCCAGTCATCGATACCATGATCGCGCAGCATCCAGTCCTTGTGCACTGCGTCACGCAGCACATCGCCATTACGCGCCAGCGCATCCATATCGGACAGATGCTCGCGAATAGCCTTCATCCAGTCTTTATAGCGATTTGACACACAAGTCACTGGCAAGTTGCAGCGGTAAGGTTCAATATCGGTACAGATTACCGGTACACCCAATGCACCTAACTCCAGCAAACGCAGATTACTTTTACACTCGTTAAACTGGTTTATTTCGAGCGGAACCAGCGCCAGATCAAGGTTTAGCGTGGAGAGTTTTTCCGGGTAGTAATCGAAAGGCACACCGATATGATATTCACATTTGATACCCTGTGGTTTCATACCCATAAATACCCAGTCGACATCGTTTTCCAGCTCCTTAATAAAAGGCAGCAGAATTTCGAGGTCACCAGTGTGGCTACTTCCCCCAGCCCAACCGACGCGTGGTTTTTTTCCCTGACGACGGGCACTGGTCAACGAGCCCCACAGCTCAACATCCAGACGGTTTTTCGCCACGCGGATATCATGATGAAAAGGGGCATAAGACTCCGCCAGGGGTTCAGTGGAAACCACCAGCCAGTCCGCTTGTTCAATAGAACGGCGTAAACGGCTCACTACATCTTTTGGCACTTGTTTGCGGAAGGCGCTTTTTAGTGGCAAATTAGGCAGATAGTCATCATATTCCATAATGATTTTAGTGTTGCTTACCTGGCGATACTGCTTAATACGCTGCGAGACTTCTGGCTCAACAATCAGCTCCAGCAGCAGGATATCGGGCTGAACCTCAGCAACTTCCATTACCGACGGAAAACCATGGGTCAGCCCCCCTTCCAGCACCAGATTGTGTTCCAGCGCCTTAAACGGCATGATCACGCGATAATTACCACAACCGGTAAAGTTCTTATTACAGGCCATCATCACTGGCAATGGGCGCCCCGGTAGCGGCTGTTGATATTCCGCCTGGCGCGTGCCCAGCCGGAAATTGCTGCCCACTTTCGCCAGCTGGCGGTTATAACTGATATCGCTACTCAGCGCGTTACGCCATTTTTCACGCAGTACATCAAATATCTCCCCAGCGGGGAACGATGGCACACCAATTTTATCACCCAGTACACGAGTAGCGCCGCCCATATGTTGTAAGCGGGCATAAGGTGTCCAGACGGTAAGATAACCGGCATCACGAGCTTTCAGCGCAAAATCAACGTCGCTAAGGTATACCGGGAACTGGACATCATCGAGACCAGCCAGCTCCTGATACACTGACTTACGCACCATCATACATGCGGCGCTCACGGCGGTGACATTGTGGATCGAATTCAGGCGCTGCATATAGCCAGGGTTATCGCCCGGCGTCCCTTCATAGACAGGTCCGGCACCAAGGCCGACCCCGGTGGCAATACCCGCGTGCTGAATACGACCATCGTGAAACTCCAGACGCGCCCCAACAATCCCCACCTCAGGACGCAGTGCGTGTTCCACCAGCGCCTCAAGCCAGTCACCATCAATAATTTCGATATCGTTATTCAGCAGTAACAGTAACTCTCCGCGCGCCTGTTCTACTGCAAAGTTGTTAATGGCCGAAAAGTTGAAGGGATGAGGCCAGCGCAACACTCGCACCTGTGCCAGATCCAGCGCTTCCAGCTGCCCAAGATACTCGCAGGCATCTGCATCCTGTGAACCATTATCGACGATCAGCAATTCATACTGCTGCCAGCGGGTCTTTTCCATCAGACTTTCGATACAGCGCCGTAGTAATGGCAGGCGATCGCGCGTCGGGATAATGATCGACACCAGCGGTCGTTCCTGATGGTGGAAACGTACGCGTTGCAATCCTGCCGCCAGTCCCGGGCCAACGTCGGCAGGCAAGCCACAGCGCGCAAGATGGGCAGTAGTAAGTTTCAGGTTTTCTGCAATTACCCCCGGCAGCATTAGCCAGCTATCGTAAGTTGTCGGAATCTGCATCAACACGTCCGAGATATGACCGATATGCGCGGTGCCCCGGGTTTCGATGATCTTCCAGACTAAATCCAGCAGCGCCAGCTGTGGCAAGCTGGCTTCCAGCTCGCCGAATTCACGCACGGCAGCCAGATTAACCAGCAATTGATTGCCGATATAGGGTTGGCTGCGTAACAGATCGAGGTTGATATCAGGTTTTAACAACATTTCCGCATTCTGCAGGTGGGTGCCGTTAATAGTGTCACAATACCAAACCGCTACTTCAGGCTGACGCAGGCAATGTTCGGCAAACAGTAATAGCGCCTGCGGCTGCAAAACAGTTCCTGCATTGATCACTAACAACGATGTCCGCTCGCTCGTCGCGAACAGCGCGCTCAGGTCGCTTGCTTCAGCCAGCAACACCTGCTGCGCCGCCAGTTGCTGGGTTTGAAGCGAAGCGAGTGACGCTTTAACGGCATCCTCCTCACCCGGCTGCTGCACAATCACCACGCCAATATCCGCAGCCGCAGGTGACTGCTGCAGGAAAGAACGCAGTACTTCAATACGTGTCACTGATGGCTGACGGGTTTTCAGCCAGTTTTCAAGCACGCGTGATTTCTCAGCGTCCTCAGCGACCACTTTACGGTGTAATGTCAGGCTCGCCGCCTCGCTCTGACTAATTGACAGCGGTTTCGCTTCCGGCAATTCCTGGACAATCTGCTCCAGATGCGGGTTTAACCCCCAGCGAGCAATCGCTTCCTGCCGCCAGCCACGCGCCCACAGCTGTGCTGTAGCGAAATGATCAACAATATCAGCGGCCCACGCTTCCGTACTGGCAATCTGCATATCCACATCGGCAAGAAAATGACGATCAAGGTGGGTTTCCAGATTATGCTGGCTGACATAACCACCGCCATAAAAGGTATCGGTAACATACGCAGGCAGACCCAATGCCAGCCCCTGGGCAATCAGTCGCGATTCGCCCATGACGGCCTGATAGTCCTGTAAATATTCAGGGGTCACTTCAACTTCACCACGGCCAGTATTGAGGCAGTCAAGGACAATCCCCTGTTCCGCCAGTAACGAGGTTAAGGTGGTAACTTCTTCACTTTTGTCTGCTGAGAGCAGCAAAATGCGGGTAAGCGCTTGTGGTGCAGGCATGGTTAATGGCTGACAAAACGCCTCACTAACCAACAATGGAAAAATCTTGAGTTTGCGCTGGTCAATCCCCTTAAGCGCCATTTTGGTGGCGGAGACGTTGGATACCGCCAGACTGCGCCACGCGAGTTTGTTCTCGAGTGAGGCGCCATACGGCAGATCCTGATCGGCATAGTTGAAATAGTGATGAAAAACGCAAACGCCAGAGAGTTCACCGGCTTGTAGTGCGGAAATCATTGCGGCGCTCATATAACCCTGACAAATCCAGATCAACTGATAGCTCTGCGCCAGCGAATGCTGGTCTTCAGTGTAATAGTTGACCTGACCTTGATCTTTGAACTCGCGCAATTGCTTAAGGAAATGGCCATCGACAATACGGGTGACAATATCTACCTGCCAGCCCTTATGATGAAAGTGTTCAACAATATCAAGGAATGTTGTTTCACAATCAGTAAACCGGTTAATTTTATCAATCGTTAAAAGGATCCGTTTCATCTATTTTCTCCGCGCCATCGAATGTGGGCTTAAGCAAAAAAAACCCGGCCTTAGCCGGGTTCGTCTTTTAACTTTAGAACAATTACTGCAGCAGAGACAGTACGTTCTGAGTAGTCTGGTTGGCTTTGGACAGTACTGAGGTACCAGCCTGCTGCAGAATCTGCGCACGAGACATGTTAGAAACTTCAGTAGAGTAGTCAGCATCCTGGATACGTGACTGAGACGCAGACAGGTTGGTCACAGTGGTGTTCAGGTTGTTGATGGTAGATTCAAAACGGTTCTGAATCGCACCCAGGTCGCTACGTGCGCTGTCAACGTTTTTGATGCGAGCATCAAGAGCAGACAGGTCACCACCAGTTACGGAGAATGATGAACCCAGAGTAGAAGCCTGGAAGCCTGAACCTGACAGAGCGATAGAGATAACGTTCGCACCAGATGCATCATCTGCACCAACCTGAATTTTCACGCTGCCAGTGCTGTTGAAGATTGAGGTGCCGTTGAACTTGCTTGCTTCACCGATACGGGTGATTTCAGACAGACGTGCATCAACTTCAGCCTGGATGGAGGTGATGTCGTCAGCGCTGTTGGTGCCGTTTTTCGCCTGAACAGTCAGCTCACGGATACGCTGTAAGTTGGTGTTGATTTCGTTCAGTGAACCTTCAGCAGTCTGCGACAGAGAGATACCATCGTTGGCGTTACGTGCTGCCTGAGTCAGACCTTTGATGTTTGAGCTCATGCGGTTAGAAATTGCCTGACCTGCTGCGTCGTCTTTAGCGCTGTTGATACGCAGACCAGAAGACAGGCGCTCGATGGCGGTGCTCAGAGAAGCCTGTGATTTGTTCAGGTTGTTCTGAGTAGTCAGGGACATGATGTTAGTATTGATAACGGCCATGGTAGTATCCTTTAAATTCAGTTGGGTTTAGGTATGAGCCTTACAGCTCACGGCGTCTCTCACCGTCAACCAAATTATCGGAAGCCTGATTCTGATCTTTAGAAAAAAATGAAATTAATTATTAAATCACTGAATGTTAAGTGTTTTTATTTAAAATATTTAAACCACTGGCTATTCAATGCATGACTACATTAGCAGATTGATAGCAAATCAGGGAAAGAGAACCGTAATTTTACCGCCAGATTTATCTGTTAATTCTTAATCTCAGTGTGGATATCATGCCCACTATTTTACGTTGCGCTCCAATATGACAACCGCGAAGAAAACCCCTTAGGCTGCAGATACATTATTTCCCCTTCTGATCCGGCCTTCCGCCACGCAAAATGTCGCCTCTTCAGGCCTGCCAGTTAATATTTTAAGACTATCAGTCAACCCCATCAATTTTCCTGAATGGCAAAAATAGCGGTATTGAGACGTTTTTATCTACCGATTGCTCACAGATAACCCCGATAAACTGGTATGTGAGAACACATTTAGGAACTCAACCATGAGCAATGACAAGCGGATTAGCTCCGTTGCCGTTGATATAGATTACCAGTCAACACAGCGTTTCTTCGAAGCGCGCGGTAACGCTGAATACGACAACCCGCTAAGCGCCACGATGTATCAGGATCAAAACCCTGACTTAGTGAGCCAGCGAGACAGCACTGAGAAAAAGCTCCTGCTGGAGCATCTTGCGCAAAATATGCCAAG
This is a stretch of genomic DNA from Winslowiella toletana. It encodes these proteins:
- a CDS encoding D-cysteine desulfhydrase, which encodes MSLHHLMQFPRLEFIGAPTPLEHLPRLSDYLGRDIFIKRDDVTPLALGGNKLRKLEFLAADALRQGADVLVTAGAIQSNHVRQTAAVAAKLGLKCVALLENPIATRAENYLSNGNRLLLSLMDCEVVMVDALDAPDRQMEEQAVLLEAQGFRPYVIPVGGSNALGALGYVECAQEIVHQCEGIIDIAAVVVASGSAGTHAGLAVGLEQLLPDTELVGVTVSRKVAAQLPKVQQLQQALAQSLELTASAPVTLWDDYFAPQYGMPNEEGMEAVKLLARLEGIMLDPVYTGKAMAGLIDGLAQRRFRREGPIVFVHTGGSPALFAYHPSV
- the fliZ gene encoding flagella biosynthesis regulatory protein FliZ; amino-acid sequence: MGSKTKTRPLSRYLKDYKHSQSHCSHCSKVLDRMALVFRGQIINKEAIARMDQLIDDQVWLKLQNELTALCRFCSDIYCNTHPNYFDIMAFKQYLFEQTEMSHSTIREYVVRLRRLDDMLSKRNFPADKLRGNSWRECLENDLPDAGHDNYRIALRKYDQFLGWQSA
- a CDS encoding RNA polymerase sigma factor FliA, which gives rise to MNDLYTADGVMDKHSLWQRYVPLVRHEALRLQVRLPASVELDDLLQAGGIGLLNAVERFDALQGTAFTTYAVQRIRGAMLDELRSRDWAPRSVRRNAREVAGAMHQVEQQLGRTATEQEVAAQLNLSMEEYRQILLDTNNSQLFSYDEYREEHGDSAELVTEGHEEANPLHQLMEGNLRERVIEAIEALPDREKMVLTLYYQEELNLKEIGAVLEVGESRVSQLHSQAIKRLRARLSGAR
- a CDS encoding HNH endonuclease signature motif containing protein; this translates as MRFNYDLLPGDVLSFDEISERYSQKYPDDKLLTTRGLLSPSTTSKSLTIRAVFASKDGHIPLEDLLFISGDNERKNYLSRFEHYLHNQESFLYFRRAQEPAPWNSWKVLGESKVLAMLDPASIMAQSLLQQRGYTLTLMRSDEEDEYWQLFDPQSKSCFEYSRQLQFIVVLSSALLPPPGAVIPGTQVGRRVKARLWQRASHSEFNQAVRARYGACVITGTRLSDEQAWPWVEACHIDTSENDLGFLQDNSTDNGLFLRSDLQRLFASQRLSIDPLTGTVHLRQTLLEDQMLLPFYRELEGKVCALWSQVPDNTRQRLGRKP
- a CDS encoding glycosyltransferase, which gives rise to MKRILLTIDKINRFTDCETTFLDIVEHFHHKGWQVDIVTRIVDGHFLKQLREFKDQGQVNYYTEDQHSLAQSYQLIWICQGYMSAAMISALQAGELSGVCVFHHYFNYADQDLPYGASLENKLAWRSLAVSNVSATKMALKGIDQRKLKIFPLLVSEAFCQPLTMPAPQALTRILLLSADKSEEVTTLTSLLAEQGIVLDCLNTGRGEVEVTPEYLQDYQAVMGESRLIAQGLALGLPAYVTDTFYGGGYVSQHNLETHLDRHFLADVDMQIASTEAWAADIVDHFATAQLWARGWRQEAIARWGLNPHLEQIVQELPEAKPLSISQSEAASLTLHRKVVAEDAEKSRVLENWLKTRQPSVTRIEVLRSFLQQSPAAADIGVVIVQQPGEEDAVKASLASLQTQQLAAQQVLLAEASDLSALFATSERTSLLVINAGTVLQPQALLLFAEHCLRQPEVAVWYCDTINGTHLQNAEMLLKPDINLDLLRSQPYIGNQLLVNLAAVREFGELEASLPQLALLDLVWKIIETRGTAHIGHISDVLMQIPTTYDSWLMLPGVIAENLKLTTAHLARCGLPADVGPGLAAGLQRVRFHHQERPLVSIIIPTRDRLPLLRRCIESLMEKTRWQQYELLIVDNGSQDADACEYLGQLEALDLAQVRVLRWPHPFNFSAINNFAVEQARGELLLLLNNDIEIIDGDWLEALVEHALRPEVGIVGARLEFHDGRIQHAGIATGVGLGAGPVYEGTPGDNPGYMQRLNSIHNVTAVSAACMMVRKSVYQELAGLDDVQFPVYLSDVDFALKARDAGYLTVWTPYARLQHMGGATRVLGDKIGVPSFPAGEIFDVLREKWRNALSSDISYNRQLAKVGSNFRLGTRQAEYQQPLPGRPLPVMMACNKNFTGCGNYRVIMPFKALEHNLVLEGGLTHGFPSVMEVAEVQPDILLLELIVEPEVSQRIKQYRQVSNTKIIMEYDDYLPNLPLKSAFRKQVPKDVVSRLRRSIEQADWLVVSTEPLAESYAPFHHDIRVAKNRLDVELWGSLTSARRQGKKPRVGWAGGSSHTGDLEILLPFIKELENDVDWVFMGMKPQGIKCEYHIGVPFDYYPEKLSTLNLDLALVPLEINQFNECKSNLRLLELGALGVPVICTDIEPYRCNLPVTCVSNRYKDWMKAIREHLSDMDALARNGDVLRDAVHKDWMLRDHGIDDWAQAWLPR
- a CDS encoding flagellin is translated as MAVINTNIMSLTTQNNLNKSQASLSTAIERLSSGLRINSAKDDAAGQAISNRMSSNIKGLTQAARNANDGISLSQTAEGSLNEINTNLQRIRELTVQAKNGTNSADDITSIQAEVDARLSEITRIGEASKFNGTSIFNSTGSVKIQVGADDASGANVISIALSGSGFQASTLGSSFSVTGGDLSALDARIKNVDSARSDLGAIQNRFESTINNLNTTVTNLSASQSRIQDADYSTEVSNMSRAQILQQAGTSVLSKANQTTQNVLSLLQ